GCGGCAGCGCCCGCTACCACGGGCCCGGCGACGACGCCGCCCACCTCGACCCGGGCAGCCTCCAGGACCTCGGCGACACCGCCCTGTCCGCCGTCCGCGCGCTGGCCGCTGCGGACCTCCGGGACGTCACCGAGGCGCCCGAGGCGACCTGGTTCAACGTGGGTCCGCTGCTCGTCCGCTACCCCGCCGGGATGGTGCTGCCGCTGGCCCTGCTGGCACCCACCGCGCTCGCCGCGGCCTCCTGGTACGCCCACCGCCGCCGCGCCCTGCGCGCCCGTGCCGCCGTACGGTCCGCGCTGACCTTCCCGCTCACCCTCGCCGCGGCCGCCGCGCTCGGCTGGGCCGCCTGGCAGGGCCTGCTGCTGCTCCGCCCCGACTACGCCCTGTTCCACCTCGGCGACCCGTACCGGACCGGCCCGGCCGTCACCGGACTGCTGCTGCTCACCGCCACGGTGACCGCGCTGTGGGCCGTGTGGACGGCGCGGCGGGCCCGGGGCTCCGTGACGGAGGCGGCCGTCGGCGTCCTCGTGTGGCCCGCGCTGCTGGCCGTGCCCGTCGCCGTGCTGCTGCCCGGCGCCGCGTACGTGTTCACGTGGACGGCGCTCGGCGGGGCAGCCGGTCTGCTCCTCGCCGTCCGCGCCCCGCAGGACTCGCCGTGGCGGGCGGCCGCCCTCGCGCTGGGCGGGCTGCCCGGCGTCGCGGTCACCGCCCCGCTGGTCGCGCTGCTCTTCCCGGCCCTCGGGCTGGCCTCCGCCGCGGCGCCGCTCGTCCTGGCGGCCCTCGTCCTCGCCGTACCGGCCCTCCCGGCGGCCCTGCCGCTGCGGACCGCCCCGCGCCGGCGGGTCGTCGCGGCCGGCGTGGCCGTCGCGGTCACCGGGACGGCGCTCGTCGGCGCCAACGCCCTCACCGGCCGCGCCGACGCCGAGCACCCCCGGCCCGTCAGCCTCATGTACGCCCTCGACGCCGACCGGGACCGCGCCTACTGGGTGTCCGAGGACGCCGACGCGCACCCGTGGGTCACCGCCCACACCGGCGCCTCCCGCACCGACACGCTGGAGGCGTGGTCACCCGCCCTCGCCGCCCCGCCCGGCGGCCTCCTGGCGGGCGAGGCGCCGGTCGCCCCCGTCTCCCGGCCGCAGGTCACGACCGTCTCCGACACGCGCAGCGGCGCCACCCGGACCGTACGCCTCTCCGTGAGGGCCGCGAACGGCACGCCCGTCCTGCTCGCCCTTTACGTCGACACCTCCGCCACCGAGGTCGTCGGCGCCCGCCTGCACGGCGCGCCCGCCGGGACGCAGGACCTCCCGGGCGGGGAGAACCGTCCGCACGCCGGCTCGCCGTGGAAGTGGGGACTGCTGCTCGCCGCGCCCTCGCCGCGCGGCCACGAGGTGACCCTCACCGTCCGGGGCGGCAAGCCGCTGCGGGTGCTCGCCATGACGCAGGACGCGGGGCTCCCCGAGCGGGCGCTGACACGGCCGCGCCCCGAGGACCTCACCTGGGTCCCCGACGCGGCGGGGCTCTCCTTCGCGAGCCGCGTCCACACCGTCTGAGCACCGGCCGCTCCCGGTCCCGCACCACCGACGACACCCTTTCCCGCCCACGACAGAAACGAGTCCCCATGACCTCCTCCGCCCCGCACGGCGCCGACCGGGCCGAGAAGCCGGAGACCCCGCGCATCCGCCGGGCGACCGCCGCCGACGGCGAGGCCGTCACCGCGGTCTTCCTCGCCTCCCGGACCGCCACCATGCCGTACCTGCCGCGCCTCCACAGCGATGAGCAGACCCGCGCGTGGATCGAGGCCGTCGTCCTGCCCGACACCACCGTCTGGGTGGCCGAACTGGGCGACCCGGCGGAGATCGTCGGATTCGCCTCCCTCGACGGCACCGTCCTCGACCACCTGTACCTGCGCCCCGACGTACGGCGCCGGGGCATCGGCACGGCCCTGCTGGAGACCGTACGGGAGGCGTCGCCGGAGAAGCTGTCCCTCCACGTCTTCCGGCGGAACACCGAGGCCCGCGCCTTCTACGAGCGGCACGGCTTCACCGTGGGCGAGCTGAACGACGGCAGCCGCAACGAGGAGAACGAGCCCGACGTGACGTACCACTGGACCGCCGGCTGACCGCTCCCCGGCCCGCCCTGGCGCCGCACGGCACCACCGAATACCACGGGGGGCGCCAGGGGGCGCCAGGGCACCACCCGCATCACGGCACCACCCGCATCACGGCACCACCCGCGCCACCCGCACCACCGAGCATCACCGGCACCACGCAGCACCACGACGCAGACCCATCGCAACGGCCTGACGCGGCAGCCTCCCAGGGGGCCGTCCGCGTCCACGGGGAGGAACAGCAAGTGCAGGGCGAAGGCACCGTGCCGGGCGAGATCCCGCTGTCCTACGCACAGCTCGCGCTGTGGTTCAACGACCGGCTCCAGGAGGGCGACGCCTCCTACAACATGCCGGTGGCGCTCCGCCTCAGGGGCCCGCTCGACGTCGACGCCCTGCGCGACGCGCTCGGGGACGTCATCGACCGGCACGCCGCCCTGCGGACCGTCTTCCCGGAACGCGACGGCACCCCGTACCAGCGCGTCCTGGACCCCCGGGACGTCCCCGTGCCGCTGACGGTCCGGCCCGCCGACGAGGCGGACCTCCCGGAGCTGATCGCCGCCGCCTGCCGCGAGTGCTTCGACCTGGCCGCCGAACCGCCGCTGCGCATGCGGGTCTTCGTCCTCGGACCGCAGGACCACCTGGTCCTGATGGTCCAGCACCACATCGCGGGCGACGGCTGGTCGATGGCGCCGCTCGCCCGCGACCTGAGCGCCGCCTACACGGCCCGCTCCGAGGGGCGCGCGCCCGTATGGGCGCCGCTCCCCGCGGACTTCGCCGCGTACGCGACCGCACAGCACGCCGGCCTCGGCAGCCTGGACGACCCCGACAGCGGCATCAGCCGCCAGCTCGCGTACTGGAAGGAGGCGCTCGCCGGGATACCCGACTGCCTGCCGCTGCCCACCGACCGGCCGCGCCCCGCCGTCATGTCCCACGAGGGCGACTACTTCCCCTGGGAGATCCCCGCCGCCCTCCACCGGGACCTGCTGGCCCTCGCCCGGACGTGCCGGGTCAGCCTGTTCATGGTCGTCCAGGCCGCGCTCGCCACCGTCCTCAGCCGGTCCGGCGCGGGCGACGACCTGCCCATCGCCAGCCCCACCGCCGGACGCGGCGACTCCCGCTACGACGACGTCGTCGGCTACTTCGTCAACCCGCTCGTCCTGCGCATCGACACTTCCGGCGACCCCACCTTCCGCGAACTGCTCAAGCGGGTGCGCCGCACCGACCTCCAGGGCTTCGCCCACCAGGACATGCCCATCGAGCGGCTCATCACCGCCCTCAACCCGCCGCGCTCCCTCGCCTGGCACCCGCTGTTCCAGGTCATGCTGGCCTTCCAGAACCTGCCCGAGGCCGCCCTCGCCCTGCCCGGCGTCACCTGCGAGGTCGTCGAGGCCGACCCGGGCGGCGCCAAGTTCGACCTGTCGTTCAACGTCATGGAGCGCCGCGACGCCGACGGCGAACCGGCCGGGCTGACCTGCTTCGTCGAGTACAGCAGCGACCTGTTCGAGCGGGCCGGGGCCGAAGCCCTCACCCGGCGGCTCGCCCTGCTCCTCGAACGGGTCGCCGACGACCCCGACCGGCACATCGGCGCCGTCGACCTGCTCGCCGCCGACGAGCGCGACACCCTCGCCGCGCTGTGGGACGGACCCGCGCTCGACGTACCCGCCCTCGCCTACCACCAGGCGTTCGAGGAGCGCGCCGCCGCCGAACCCGGCACGCCCGCCCTCGTCGCCGGAGCCGACCGGCTCACCTTCGGCGAGCTCAACGCCCGCGCCAACCGGCTCGCCCGCGAGTTGGTCCGCCGCGGTGCCGCGCCCGACCGGCCCGTGCTCGTCGTCCTCGACCGCACCGCCGAGCTGGCCGTCTCCCTGCTCGCCGTCCTCAAGTCCGGCGCGGCCTTCGCCCCGCTCACCCCCGACACGCCCGCCGAGCGGATCGCCGCCGTCGCCGCGACCGCCCGCCCGGTCTGCGCCGTCACCACCACCGCCACCTCCGGGCGGCTGCCCGCCGGGGTCCCCGCGCTCGCGCTGGACGACCCGGACGTCCGCGCGGCGCTCGCCGCCCACCCGGACACCGACCTCTCCGACGCCGACCGCGCCGCCCCCACCGGCCCGTCCGACACCGCGTACGTCATCCACACCTCCGGCTCCACCGGCACGCCCAAGGGCGTCGCCGTCGAGCACCGGGCGCTCACCCACCTCGCGGAGCACCACCGCGTCCGCATGGTCGGCCGGTACGCGCCCGCCGACGGCACGCGGATGCACGTCGGGCTGGTCGCCTCCATCACCTTCGACACCGCCTGGGAGCCGTTCTTCTGGCTCCTCGAAGGGCACTGCCTGCACCTCCTCGCCGACGAGGTCCGCCTCGACCCCGAGGCGCTCGTCGCCCACGTGCGGCGCGAACGGCTCGACTTCCTCGACCTCACGCCGACCTACGCGCAGGCCCTGCTGACGGCCGGGCTGCTGGACGACGGCGACCACCACCGGCCGCGCGTCCTGATGCTCGGCGGCGAGGCCGTCGGCCCCGAGCTGTGGGAGCGGCTCTCCGCCGTCCCCGGCACCGACGTCCACAACTACTACGGGCCCACCGAGTTCACCGTCGACGCGCTCTGCTGCGAACTGGGCGACAGCCCCACCCCGGTCATCGGCCGACCCCTCGGCAACGTCCGCGCGTACGTCCTCGACGAGCGGCTGCGGCCCGCCCCGCTCGGCGTGCCCGGCGAGCTGTACCTGGCCGGACCCCAGCTCGCCCGCGGCTACCTCGGTGCCCCCGCCCTCACGGCGGAACGATTCGTCGCGGACCCGTACGGCCCTCCCGGCAGCCGCATGTACCGCACCGGCGACCTCGCCCGGCTCCGCCGCGACGGGCACGTCGAATACCTCGGCCGTGCCGACGAGCAGGTCAAGATCCGCGGCTTCCGCATCGAGCCCGGCGAGATCGAGGCACAGCTCACCGGCCACCCCGCCGTCGCCCAGGCCGCCGTCACCGTCCGCGGCGAGGAGGACGGCGACCCGTACCTCGCCGCCCACGTCGTCCCGGCGCCCGGCCGGCGGGCACCCGGCGCCGCCGAGCTCCACGAGCACCTGGCCGCCCGCCTCCCCGCCTACATGCTGCCCACCGCCTACGCCCACGTGGACCGGCTGCCGCTCACCGCCAGCGGCAAGCTCGACCGGCGCGCCCTGCCCGAACCGGACCTGCGCCTCACCGGCGGCCCCGGCCGCCCGCCCGCCGACGAGCGCGAGGCAGCCCTGTGCCGCCTGTTCGCCGAGGTGCTGCGGCTGCCCGAGGCCGGCCCGGACGACGACTTCTTCCGGCTGGGCGGCCACTCCCTGCTCGCCATGCGGCTGGTCAGCCGGGTCCGCGCGGCCACCGGCGCCGAACTGCCCATCCGCGCCGTCTTCGAAGCCCGCACCCCCGCCGGACTCGCCCGCCTCCTCGACGGTGCCGACGGCCCCGACGCGCCCGGCGGACGCCGCCCCGTGCTCACCCCGACGCGGCGGCCCGCCGAGACGCCCCTGTCGCACGCCCAGCGCCGGCTGTGGTTCCTCCAGCGCCTGGAGACCGACAGCCCCGCCTACCACATCCCGCTGCCGCTGCGCCTCGACGGCCCGCTCGACATCGGCGCCCTGAGCGCCGCCCTGCACGACGTCGTCGTCCGCCACGAGGCGCTGCGCACCGTCTTCCCCGACCGGGACGGCGTGCCCCACCAGCGCGTCCTCGCCCCGGCGGAGCTGCCGTCCCTGCTGGACATCGCCCCGCTGGACCCCGCCCGCGCCGAGGGCGCCGCCCTGGAGGCGGAGCTGCGCGCCGCCGCCTCCGCCCCGTTCGACCTCGCGTCCCGGCCGCCGCTGCGCGCCCGCCTCTACCTGCTCGGCCCCGGCCGGCACGTCCTGCTGCTGACCGTCCACCACATCGCCTGCGACGGCTGGTCCCTCCAGCCGCTCGCCGCCGACCTGGGCGCGGCCTACCGGGCCCGCGCCGAGGGCCGCGCCCCCGACTGGGCGCCCCTGCCCGTCCAGTACGCCGACTACACCCTCTGGCAGCACGACCTGCTCGGCGACGCCCGCACCCCGGGCACGCTCGCCGCCGCTCAGTGGGACCACTGGCGGGCCGTACTCGACGGACTGCCCGACGAGATACCGCTGCCCGCCGACCGCCGCCGCACCCCCGAGACCGGCCACGAGGGGCGCACCGTGCCCGTCGAGATCGGCGCGGCCACCCACCGGGCGCTCGCCGCGCTCGCGCGGGAGAGCGGCGCGAGCCTCTTCATGGCAGTGCAGGCGGGCCTCGCCGCGCTGCTGACCCGCCTCGGCGCCGGGACGGACATCCCCCTCGGCGCCCCGGTGGCCGGCCGCACCGACGCCGCCCTGGACGACCTGGTCGGCTTCTTCGTCAACACGCTGGTGCTGCGCACCGACACGGCCGGCGACCCGACGTTCCGGGAGCTGCTGGACCGGGTCCGCGACCTCGACGTGGCCGCCTACGCCCACCAGGACCTGCCGTTCGAGCAGCTCGTGGACCTCGTCGGGCCCGAGCGGCAGCCCGGCCGGCACCCGCTGTTCCAGGTGGCCCTCGTCGTGGACCAGGGCGCCGACGTGCGGCTCGACATCCCCGGCGTCACCGCCGGGCGGCTCACCGTGCAGCTCGCGCCCGCCAAGTTCGACCTGACGGTCACCCTCGCCGCCGAACGCGCCGACGACGGCACGGAGGGCCCGCTGCGGGGCACCGTGGAGTACCGCACCGACCTGTTCGACGACGCCACGGCCGCGGCCATCGCCGAACGGCTCACCCGGCTGCTCACCGCCGCCGCCGCCGAACCGGACCTGCGCATCGGCCGGATCGGGCTCCTCTCGGACGACGAGCGGCGCCTCGTCCTCGACAAGTGGAACGACACCCGCCGTGAACTGGAGCCCACCACGCTCGCCGCATCCGTCACGGAGCAGTTCGCCCGTACCCCCGACGCCACGGCCGTCGTCTTCGAGGGCGGCGAGACCACGTACGCCGAACTCGACACACTCGTCGAGGACCTGGCCGGACGGCTCGCCGCGCTCGGCGCCGGGCCCGGCGCGGTCGTCGCCGTGGCCGTGCCCCGCTCCGTGGACCTGGTGGCCGCCGTGTGCGCCGTGCACCGGACGGGCGCCGCCTATGTGCCGCTCGACCCCGACTACCCGGCCGACCGGCTGGCGTTCATGCTGGAGGACGCCCGGCCCACGGCCGTGATCGCCGCGCCGGGCGAGGCGGAGCGACTGCGCGTCCCGGACGGTGTCGCCCTCCTCGCGCCGCGCCCCGCCGCCGGCGGCGGCGAACGGGGGACGCCCACCGCGCCGACCCCGGACGACCCCGCGTACGTGATCTACACCTCCGGGTCGACGGGCCGCCCCAAGGGCGTCGTCGTCCCGCACGGCGCCGTCACCAACCGGCTCCGCTGGGGCCAGGAGCAGTACCTGCTCACCGACCGGGACCGGGTGCTCCACAAGACGCCGTCCAGCTTCGACGTGTCCGTCTGGGAGATCTTCTGGCCTCTGACGACCGGCGCCACCCTGGTCGTCGCCCGCCCCGAGGGGCACCGTGACCCGGCGTACCTGTGCGACCTCATCCGCTCCGAGCGGGTGACCGTCGCCCAGTTCGTCCCCTCCATGCTCGACGCCTTCCTCCAGCACCCCGACGCGGGCCGCTGCGACTCGCTGCGGCTGGTCATCGTCGGCGGCGAGGCCCTGACGACGGCCACCGCCCGCCGCTTCCACCAGGTGCTGCCCGGCGTCCGGCTGGTCGACCAGTACGGGCCCACCGAGGCCGCCATCGAGGTGACCGCGTGGACCTGCCGCCCCGAGGACGACGACGGCCGCCCCGTGCCCATCGGCCGACCCGTGTGGAACACCCGCGTCCACATCCTCGACGCGGAACTCCAGCTCGTCCCGCCCGGCGTCGCCGGCGAGCTCTACCTCGACGGCGTCCAGCTCGCCCACGGCTACCTGGGCCGCCCCGCCCTCACCGCCGAGCGGTTCGTCGCCAACCCGTACGGCCCGCCCGGCTCCCGCATGTACCGCACGGGCGACCTCGCCCGCTGGCGGCCCGACGGGGCGGTCGAGTACCTCGGCCGCGTCGACGGCCAGGTCAAGGTCCGCGGCTTCCGCATCGAACTGGGCGAGATCGAGGCCGCGCTGGGTGAGCACCCGGCCGTCGCCGCCGGGGTCGTCCTGGTCCGCGAGGACCGGCACGGCGCGCCCCGCATCGTCGCCTACGTGGTGCCCGCGGGCGCCGCGCCCGCCACCGAGGAGCTGCGCGAGCACCTGCGGGGTCGGCTCCCCGAGCACATGGTGCCCACCGGGTACGTCACGCTCGACGCGCTGCCCGTCACGCCCAACGGCAAGCTGGACCGGGCGGCCCTGCCCGAGCCCGCCGACGCCCCCGCCTCGGCCGGGGGCGGCGCCCGGCAGCCCGCCACGCCGCTGGAACGCACCCTGACGGAGCTGTTCGCCGAGATCCTGGACGTGCCTGGCGCCGGTCCCGACGACGACTTCTTCCTGCTGGGCGGCCACTCGCTGATGATGGTCCGGCTCGTGGAGCGGATCCGCGCGGAGACCGGGGTGGACCTCGCCGTCCGCACCCTCTTCGACCACCCGACCGCCGCGGCGCTGGCCGCCCGGATCGCGGGGGACCCGGCCCTGCACGGCCGGTTCGCCGAGGGCCCCGGCACCGGCGTCGCACCGGACGACGCCCCGGTGCCGTGGGAGCCGGTGCTGCCGCTGCGCGCCCACGGCACCCGCGCCCCGCTGTTCTGCGTCCACCCGGTCGTCGGCGACGGCTTCGGATACGTGGGGCTGCTGCGCGCCCTCGGCCCGGACCAGCCGGTGTACGCCCTCCAAGGCGCCGGACCGGCCTGCGGACGGTCCCGCCCCGTGACGCTCGACCGCCTCGCCGCCGAGTACACGGCGCGGATCCGGGAGATCCAGCCGCACGGCCCGTACCGGCTCCTCGGCTGGTCCTTCGGCGGCGTCGTCGTCCACGAGATGGCCGTCCAGCTCCGCGAACAGGGTGAGCGGGTCGACCTGGTCGCCCTGATGGACAGCGTGCCGCCGACCGAGCACGACCGGCGCGCCCACGCGGCACCGGTCGCCGAGACGGACGTGCTGAGCGCCCTGCTCGACGCGGTGGGCGCGCCGGAGGAGGACATCGCCGCCGTCGCCGACGGCACCCGCGTCCCGAAACCGGAGGAGCTGCTGCGGCTGCTCGCCCCGGCGATGGGCGCCTCCGCCCCGGCGGATCCGGCCGCGCTCGCCGCGATGATCGACACCTGCCGCTACCACGGCGAGCTGATGGTGCGCTGGACGCCCCGCACGTACGACGGCGGGCTGCTCACCTTCACGGCCACCGCGGAGGTGCGGCGGGAGGCCGCCGTGGGCCGGGCGACCACCCCCGAGCTGTGGGCGCCGTACCTCATCGGGCCGGTCACCGACCACCCCGTGGACGCCCAGCACCTCCAGCTCGTGGAGCCCGGCCACATCGACGCCATCGGCCGGGTCCTCGCGGCCGAACTGTCCCGCCTGGACGCCCGGTGACCCGCCGCCGCGCCCCGCGCCGCGGCCGCGCGCGCCGCCCGGAGGCCCCGCGCCCCCAGGCGGGAGGCGCGGCGGGCGCCGGGCGGCGGGGGACCGGCTCAGCCGGCCGCGCCGGCGTGCTCCTCCGCGGCGCCGGTGATCTCCTCCATGACCGCGTCCACCTCGTCGTGGAGGAAGAAGTGGTCGCCGGGGAGTATCCGCCGACGGAACCCGCCCGCGGTCACCGAGCGCCAGCCGTCGATCCACTCCGGGCCGGAGAGCCGGTCGCCGTCACCGCCGAGCGCCACCACCGGGCACGGCAGCACCGTCGGCCGGACCGCCTCCATGTACCGGGCGAGCAGCCCGAGGTCCGCGCGCATCACGGGCAGCAGCATCGCCAGCAGTTCCCGGTGCTCCAGGATCTCGGCGGGCGTGCCGCCGAGTTCGACGATGCCCTTCAGCAGTTCGTCGTCGTCCCGGTCGTGCAGGGGCATCGCCACGGGCGAGCCGGGGGGACGGCACCCGGACACCACCAGGGTGCGCGGCAGCGGACGGCCCCCGGCCACCAGACGGCGGGTCGTCTCGTACGCGATCTGGGCGCCCATGCTGTGCCCGAACAGCAGGAACGGCTCCCGCTCCGGCCGCGCCTCCAGCACCGACAGGACGCCGTCCACCACCTCCTCCATGGAGGCGGGCAGCTGCTCCGCCATGCGGGTGCCGCGACCCGGCAGCTCCACCGGCACGAAGTCGAGGCCCGGCACCTGCCGGGAGCGCGCCCAGGCCAGGTACGAGCCCGCCGAGCCGCCGGCGTGCGGGAGGCAGTAGACCCGCACCGCCTCCGTGCCGCCGTCGGCGGCGGGGTCGGAGTCCCAAGGGGTCCATCGGTTGCGCGTCACTGCGTTCTGCCCTTCTGTCCTGGGGGAGTTTCCGGGCCGGTCTCGCGGCCCGTACCGAGACCCTATTCAGGAATTCGTCCGCCGGGCCAGTCCGACGACCCGTCAAAGTCCCTGGTCATGACGGACGATGAATAACTTTTTGTTGACCTCGGTATGTCGGTGGGCTAGCGTGACACTCGCATCCGGAAGTGCCGTGCGGGT
This portion of the Streptomyces changanensis genome encodes:
- a CDS encoding GNAT family N-acetyltransferase; its protein translation is MTSSAPHGADRAEKPETPRIRRATAADGEAVTAVFLASRTATMPYLPRLHSDEQTRAWIEAVVLPDTTVWVAELGDPAEIVGFASLDGTVLDHLYLRPDVRRRGIGTALLETVREASPEKLSLHVFRRNTEARAFYERHGFTVGELNDGSRNEENEPDVTYHWTAG
- a CDS encoding thioesterase II family protein, whose protein sequence is MTRNRWTPWDSDPAADGGTEAVRVYCLPHAGGSAGSYLAWARSRQVPGLDFVPVELPGRGTRMAEQLPASMEEVVDGVLSVLEARPEREPFLLFGHSMGAQIAYETTRRLVAGGRPLPRTLVVSGCRPPGSPVAMPLHDRDDDELLKGIVELGGTPAEILEHRELLAMLLPVMRADLGLLARYMEAVRPTVLPCPVVALGGDGDRLSGPEWIDGWRSVTAGGFRRRILPGDHFFLHDEVDAVMEEITGAAEEHAGAAG
- a CDS encoding M20/M25/M40 family metallo-hydrolase, whose translation is MRSRVSALVVVLLLVLAAAGSAILVRAVPEPVRADAAPSVFSAERARVHVPHLARAPHPSGTPEAEAVRAYVRGQLTRSGLKPVQSEATEVLPGRDSSHLAGRVHNITATIEGTSSTGRLLLVAHTDSVPTGPGASDDGLGVASLLEIARVLTEGPRPRNDVVLLLTDMEETGQLGARAHLRSLGAAARQPHVVVNLEARGTSGRAVMFETGAHSAALADALADIPPVATSLSDEIYRLLPHDTDLTPLRAAGMTGLNFAVIGGSARYHGPGDDAAHLDPGSLQDLGDTALSAVRALAAADLRDVTEAPEATWFNVGPLLVRYPAGMVLPLALLAPTALAAASWYAHRRRALRARAAVRSALTFPLTLAAAAALGWAAWQGLLLLRPDYALFHLGDPYRTGPAVTGLLLLTATVTALWAVWTARRARGSVTEAAVGVLVWPALLAVPVAVLLPGAAYVFTWTALGGAAGLLLAVRAPQDSPWRAAALALGGLPGVAVTAPLVALLFPALGLASAAAPLVLAALVLAVPALPAALPLRTAPRRRVVAAGVAVAVTGTALVGANALTGRADAEHPRPVSLMYALDADRDRAYWVSEDADAHPWVTAHTGASRTDTLEAWSPALAAPPGGLLAGEAPVAPVSRPQVTTVSDTRSGATRTVRLSVRAANGTPVLLALYVDTSATEVVGARLHGAPAGTQDLPGGENRPHAGSPWKWGLLLAAPSPRGHEVTLTVRGGKPLRVLAMTQDAGLPERALTRPRPEDLTWVPDAAGLSFASRVHTV
- a CDS encoding amino acid adenylation domain-containing protein, which produces MQGEGTVPGEIPLSYAQLALWFNDRLQEGDASYNMPVALRLRGPLDVDALRDALGDVIDRHAALRTVFPERDGTPYQRVLDPRDVPVPLTVRPADEADLPELIAAACRECFDLAAEPPLRMRVFVLGPQDHLVLMVQHHIAGDGWSMAPLARDLSAAYTARSEGRAPVWAPLPADFAAYATAQHAGLGSLDDPDSGISRQLAYWKEALAGIPDCLPLPTDRPRPAVMSHEGDYFPWEIPAALHRDLLALARTCRVSLFMVVQAALATVLSRSGAGDDLPIASPTAGRGDSRYDDVVGYFVNPLVLRIDTSGDPTFRELLKRVRRTDLQGFAHQDMPIERLITALNPPRSLAWHPLFQVMLAFQNLPEAALALPGVTCEVVEADPGGAKFDLSFNVMERRDADGEPAGLTCFVEYSSDLFERAGAEALTRRLALLLERVADDPDRHIGAVDLLAADERDTLAALWDGPALDVPALAYHQAFEERAAAEPGTPALVAGADRLTFGELNARANRLARELVRRGAAPDRPVLVVLDRTAELAVSLLAVLKSGAAFAPLTPDTPAERIAAVAATARPVCAVTTTATSGRLPAGVPALALDDPDVRAALAAHPDTDLSDADRAAPTGPSDTAYVIHTSGSTGTPKGVAVEHRALTHLAEHHRVRMVGRYAPADGTRMHVGLVASITFDTAWEPFFWLLEGHCLHLLADEVRLDPEALVAHVRRERLDFLDLTPTYAQALLTAGLLDDGDHHRPRVLMLGGEAVGPELWERLSAVPGTDVHNYYGPTEFTVDALCCELGDSPTPVIGRPLGNVRAYVLDERLRPAPLGVPGELYLAGPQLARGYLGAPALTAERFVADPYGPPGSRMYRTGDLARLRRDGHVEYLGRADEQVKIRGFRIEPGEIEAQLTGHPAVAQAAVTVRGEEDGDPYLAAHVVPAPGRRAPGAAELHEHLAARLPAYMLPTAYAHVDRLPLTASGKLDRRALPEPDLRLTGGPGRPPADEREAALCRLFAEVLRLPEAGPDDDFFRLGGHSLLAMRLVSRVRAATGAELPIRAVFEARTPAGLARLLDGADGPDAPGGRRPVLTPTRRPAETPLSHAQRRLWFLQRLETDSPAYHIPLPLRLDGPLDIGALSAALHDVVVRHEALRTVFPDRDGVPHQRVLAPAELPSLLDIAPLDPARAEGAALEAELRAAASAPFDLASRPPLRARLYLLGPGRHVLLLTVHHIACDGWSLQPLAADLGAAYRARAEGRAPDWAPLPVQYADYTLWQHDLLGDARTPGTLAAAQWDHWRAVLDGLPDEIPLPADRRRTPETGHEGRTVPVEIGAATHRALAALARESGASLFMAVQAGLAALLTRLGAGTDIPLGAPVAGRTDAALDDLVGFFVNTLVLRTDTAGDPTFRELLDRVRDLDVAAYAHQDLPFEQLVDLVGPERQPGRHPLFQVALVVDQGADVRLDIPGVTAGRLTVQLAPAKFDLTVTLAAERADDGTEGPLRGTVEYRTDLFDDATAAAIAERLTRLLTAAAAEPDLRIGRIGLLSDDERRLVLDKWNDTRRELEPTTLAASVTEQFARTPDATAVVFEGGETTYAELDTLVEDLAGRLAALGAGPGAVVAVAVPRSVDLVAAVCAVHRTGAAYVPLDPDYPADRLAFMLEDARPTAVIAAPGEAERLRVPDGVALLAPRPAAGGGERGTPTAPTPDDPAYVIYTSGSTGRPKGVVVPHGAVTNRLRWGQEQYLLTDRDRVLHKTPSSFDVSVWEIFWPLTTGATLVVARPEGHRDPAYLCDLIRSERVTVAQFVPSMLDAFLQHPDAGRCDSLRLVIVGGEALTTATARRFHQVLPGVRLVDQYGPTEAAIEVTAWTCRPEDDDGRPVPIGRPVWNTRVHILDAELQLVPPGVAGELYLDGVQLAHGYLGRPALTAERFVANPYGPPGSRMYRTGDLARWRPDGAVEYLGRVDGQVKVRGFRIELGEIEAALGEHPAVAAGVVLVREDRHGAPRIVAYVVPAGAAPATEELREHLRGRLPEHMVPTGYVTLDALPVTPNGKLDRAALPEPADAPASAGGGARQPATPLERTLTELFAEILDVPGAGPDDDFFLLGGHSLMMVRLVERIRAETGVDLAVRTLFDHPTAAALAARIAGDPALHGRFAEGPGTGVAPDDAPVPWEPVLPLRAHGTRAPLFCVHPVVGDGFGYVGLLRALGPDQPVYALQGAGPACGRSRPVTLDRLAAEYTARIREIQPHGPYRLLGWSFGGVVVHEMAVQLREQGERVDLVALMDSVPPTEHDRRAHAAPVAETDVLSALLDAVGAPEEDIAAVADGTRVPKPEELLRLLAPAMGASAPADPAALAAMIDTCRYHGELMVRWTPRTYDGGLLTFTATAEVRREAAVGRATTPELWAPYLIGPVTDHPVDAQHLQLVEPGHIDAIGRVLAAELSRLDAR